From Verrucomicrobiia bacterium, one genomic window encodes:
- a CDS encoding DUF6178 family protein: MTIPTEDFESLGPEEQLKVFSKSSIKERGDLILHAHEPLKLTQALSNEELYLITREMDPEERSEVIRYANLRQLFFISDIDCWQRDQISPKGFIQWLEILRQADEAKLFSWLLEMDFEALVAGFQKFVRVLKPEWEYAVDEVLGDQPYFTLDRLYYILVEEENFETVRRAFEVLYENHKGRYAAILEGILGEMEYEVEETAYRKREVRLSDQGFPDYETAVVIYNPLDRDAFNHFPAKR, encoded by the coding sequence GTGACCATACCTACCGAAGATTTCGAATCTCTAGGACCCGAAGAGCAGCTGAAAGTCTTTTCCAAGAGCTCCATCAAGGAACGTGGGGATCTTATCCTGCATGCTCATGAGCCACTCAAACTGACCCAGGCGTTATCCAATGAGGAGCTTTACCTTATTACGCGGGAAATGGACCCCGAGGAGCGCTCTGAGGTCATACGTTATGCCAACTTGAGGCAGCTCTTTTTTATTTCTGACATCGACTGCTGGCAGCGGGACCAAATAAGCCCCAAAGGTTTTATCCAGTGGCTGGAAATTTTGCGACAGGCGGACGAGGCAAAGCTTTTTTCCTGGCTTCTTGAGATGGACTTTGAAGCCCTGGTCGCAGGCTTTCAAAAGTTTGTGCGGGTTTTAAAACCGGAATGGGAGTATGCCGTCGACGAAGTACTCGGGGACCAGCCCTATTTTACCTTGGACCGTCTTTATTACATTCTCGTCGAGGAAGAGAATTTCGAAACCGTGCGGCGCGCCTTTGAAGTCTTGTATGAAAATCACAAGGGACGTTATGCCGCGATTTTAGAGGGCATATTGGGCGAAATGGAATACGAGGTGGAAGAAACCGCTTACCGCAAGCGCGAAGTCCGGCTTTCCGACCAAGGGTTTCCCGATTACGAGACCGCCGTCGTTATCTACAATCCTCTCGATCGCGATGCCTTCAACCATTTTCCTGCGAAAAGAGA
- a CDS encoding YaeQ family protein translates to MIEKFTLDIQFKKFHKKMILVKEDSELREHVVLKMLAYILFYDPKLQIEVDVGMHYKPDLVVTGDRGEPLLWIDCGYVSILKAQNVTKKMRRGRLIFLKTTEAELKQFKSLLQKKADDVQGVEFLAFENGFVSGIAAALNRTNQVTLYPISESAIGVALNDLVFESNLLH, encoded by the coding sequence ATGATTGAAAAATTTACGCTGGATATCCAATTTAAAAAATTCCATAAAAAGATGATCCTCGTCAAAGAGGACAGCGAGTTGCGTGAGCATGTCGTTTTGAAGATGCTTGCCTACATTCTGTTCTATGATCCCAAGCTGCAAATCGAAGTGGACGTAGGCATGCATTACAAACCCGATCTTGTCGTGACGGGGGATAGGGGGGAACCGCTCCTTTGGATCGATTGCGGGTATGTGAGCATTCTCAAAGCCCAGAATGTCACAAAAAAAATGCGCCGCGGCCGCCTCATTTTTCTGAAGACGACCGAAGCAGAATTGAAACAGTTTAAATCTCTTTTGCAAAAAAAAGCGGATGATGTCCAAGGAGTTGAGTTTCTTGCTTTCGAAAATGGGTTTGTTTCCGGCATTGCAGCCGCGCTCAACCGCACCAATCAGGTCACGCTTTATCCCATCTCTGAATCGGCCATCGGCGTAGCTTTAAACGATCTTGTCTTCGAATCCAACCTCCTTCATTAG